In Triticum aestivum cultivar Chinese Spring chromosome 5B, IWGSC CS RefSeq v2.1, whole genome shotgun sequence, the following proteins share a genomic window:
- the LOC123116243 gene encoding NAD(P)H-quinone oxidoreductase subunit L, chloroplastic, translated as METTASWRLLPAASSPRPSLLQARRQASFPSSLEQPAISKSRILCLLHDKPAPTAQSSQLQKLASVLQCGAVWAAVQAPAALATVSGEEDLDLLGILPPVAAIAFVYLFVAPPIIMNWMRLRWFKRKFVETYLQFMFTYLFFPGLMLWAPFVNFRKFPRDKTMKYPWSKPKEGTPLFKDRYPQIDSFREKYY; from the exons ATGGAGACCACCGCCTCATGGCGCCTCCTCCCGGCCGCGTCCTCGCCGCGTCCCTCCCTGCTCCAAGCCAGACGGCAGGCGTCCTTCCCTTCGTCTCTTGAACAGCCGGCGATCTCCAAGTCCAGGATCCTCTGCCTTCTCCATGACAAG CCTGCGCCTACCGCCCAGAGCTCGCAGCTGCAGAAGCTGGCCTCCGTGTTGCAGTGCGGCGCCGTCTGGGCAGCA GTCCAGGCCCCCGCTGCTCTGGCGACGGTGAGCGGGGAGGAGGACCTCGACCTCCTGGGGATCCTGCCGCCGGTGGCCGCGATCGCCTTCGTCTACCTCTTCGTTGCTCCC CCGATTATCATGAACTGGATGAGGCTGAGGTGGTTCAAGCGCAAGTTCGTCGAGACGTACCTGCAGTTCATGTTCACTTACCTCTTCTTCCCCGG GTTGATGCTGTGGGCACCGTTCGTCAACTTCAGAAAGTTCCCAAGGGATAAAACCATGAAGTATCCTTGGTCAAAACCCAAGGAAGGCACCCCGCTGTTCAAGGACAGATACCCACAAATTGACTCCTTCAGAGAGAAGTACTACTAG